In Vitis vinifera cultivar Pinot Noir 40024 chromosome 11, ASM3070453v1, a genomic segment contains:
- the LOC100245670 gene encoding uncharacterized protein LOC100245670 isoform X1, giving the protein MIIYTPLSAWIGRVFACMGGCLGCCTKPTPIIAVDEPSKGLRIQGRTVKKPSISEDFWSTSTCEIDNSTVQSQRSISSISTSNQSLTHYSGIGSTSNNSEFINHGLLLWNQTRLQWVGNKRSENQSQQIREPRLRWNATYEGLLGTNRRFSQPIPLSVSLLCCKVVLNQSPSNPHRG; this is encoded by the exons AGGTTGTCTTGGATGCTGTACCAAACCCACACCAATTATTGCTGTGGACGAGCCATCAAAGGGATTGAGAATTCAAGGGCGGACAGTGAAGAAACCCAGTATATCAGAAGATTTTTGGAGCACCAGCACATGCGAGATAGATAACAGCACTGTCCAATCTCAAAGAAGCATATCATCTATCAGCACCTCAAACCAGTCCCTTACTCACTATAGTGGCATTGGTAGCACGAGCAATAATTCTGAATTTATAAATCATG GTCTTCTTCTCTGGAATCAGACAAGGCTTCAGTGGGTTGGAAATAAAAGGTCTGAGAATCAGAGTCAACAAATTCGGGAGCCCAGATTAAG ATGGAATGCAACTTATGAAGGTTTACTTGGAACCAACAGGCGTTTCTCCCAGCCCATCCCTCTCTCTGTAAGTCTTCTGTGCTGTAAGGTGGTCTTAAATCAATCTCCCAGTAACCCCCACCGTGGCTAA
- the LOC100245670 gene encoding uncharacterized protein LOC100245670 isoform X2 yields MHGSRGCLGCCTKPTPIIAVDEPSKGLRIQGRTVKKPSISEDFWSTSTCEIDNSTVQSQRSISSISTSNQSLTHYSGIGSTSNNSEFINHGLLLWNQTRLQWVGNKRSENQSQQIREPRLRWNATYEGLLGTNRRFSQPIPLSEMIDFLVDVWEQEGMYD; encoded by the exons AGCAGAGGTTGTCTTGGATGCTGTACCAAACCCACACCAATTATTGCTGTGGACGAGCCATCAAAGGGATTGAGAATTCAAGGGCGGACAGTGAAGAAACCCAGTATATCAGAAGATTTTTGGAGCACCAGCACATGCGAGATAGATAACAGCACTGTCCAATCTCAAAGAAGCATATCATCTATCAGCACCTCAAACCAGTCCCTTACTCACTATAGTGGCATTGGTAGCACGAGCAATAATTCTGAATTTATAAATCATG GTCTTCTTCTCTGGAATCAGACAAGGCTTCAGTGGGTTGGAAATAAAAGGTCTGAGAATCAGAGTCAACAAATTCGGGAGCCCAGATTAAG ATGGAATGCAACTTATGAAGGTTTACTTGGAACCAACAGGCGTTTCTCCCAGCCCATCCCTCTCTCT GAAATGATAGATTTTCTGGTGGACGTATGGGAGCAGGAGGGGATGTATGATTGA
- the LOC100267990 gene encoding EIN3-binding F-box protein 1 — protein sequence MPMSTLVNYSGDDDFYPGGSFYINPMDSGLLVSIGSCMDVYCPPRKRSRITAPYIFRENNLELEKRPSIDVLPDECLFEILRRLPGGQERSSCARVSKRWLMLLSSIRRTEICPRKSSQSLNESSKLDKELTIPVPDDIEMISAEDRELGSDGYLTRCLEGKKATDISLAAIAVGTSSRGGLGKLSIRESSSSRGVTNLGLSKIAHGCPSLRVLSLWNVSAVGDEGLFEIGNGCHMLEKLDLCQCPLISDKGLIAIAKNCPNLTALTIESCANIGNESLQAIGSLCPKLQSISIKDCPLVGDQGVAGLLSSATSILSRVKLQSLNITDFSLAVVGHYGKAITSLTLSGLQNVSEKGFWVMGNAMGLQTLISLTITSCRGITDVSLEAMGKGCPNLKQMCLRKCCFVSDNGLIAFAKAAGSLEGLQLEECNRVTQLGVIGSLSNCGSKLKSLSLVKCMGIKDIAVGTPMLSPCHSLRSLSIRNCPGFGSASLAMVGKLCPQLHHVDLSGLDGMTDAGLLPLLESCEAGLAKVNLSGCLNLTDEVVLAMARLHGETLELLNLDGCRKITDASLVAIADNCLLLNDLDLSKCAITDSGIAALSCGEKLNLQILSVSGCSKVSNKSMPSLCKLGKTLLGLNLQHCNKISSSSVELLMESLWRCDILF from the exons ATGCCTATGTCTACCCTCGTCAATTACAGTG GGGACGATGATTTCTATCCTGGGGGGTCATTTTACATAAATCCCATGGATTCCGGCTTATTGGTTTCAATTGGCTCCTGTATGGATGTATACTGCCCTCCTCGCAAGCGGTCTCGCATTACTGCTCCATATATCTTCAGGGAAAACAACCTTGAGCTGGAAAAGCGACCATCCATTGATGTTCTTCCAGATGAATGCCTCTTTGAGATCTTGAGACGCCTTCCTGGAGGCCAAGAGAGGAGCTCCTGCGCTCGGGTCTCCAAGCGGTGGCTTATGCTCCTTAGCAGTATCCGTAGGACTGAGATCTGCCCAAGAAAGAGCTCTCAATCTTTGAATGAGTCCTCAAAGCTGGACAAGGAGTTAACCATTCCCGTTCCTGATGATATTGAAATGATCTCTGCTGAAGATCGGGAACTTGGGAGTGATGGGTACCTTACAAGATGTTTGGAAGGGAAGAAGGCAACAGATATAAGCCTTGCTGCTATTGCAGTTGGAACCAGTAGTCGAGGGGGATTGGGAAAGCTTTCAATCAGGGAGAGCAGTTCTTCTCGTGGAGTTACCAACCTTGGTCTTTCCAAAATTGCCCATGGTTGCCCTTCTCTAAGGGTTCTTTCTCTGTGGAATGTCTCAGCTGTTGGGGATGAAGGTCTATTTGAGATAGGTAACGGATGCCACATGTTAGAGAAGCTCGATCTCTGTCAGTGTCCTTTGATTTCCGACAAGGGTTTGATTGCTATTGCAAAGAATTGCCCTAATTTGACTGCTTTAACAATTGAGTCTTGTGCAAACATTGGGAATGAGAGCTTGCAAGCTATTGGAAGTCTCTGCCCCAAACTACAATCCATCTCTATCAAAGACTGCCCTCTTGTTGGGGATCAAGGAGTTGCTGGTCTGTTATCATCAGCGACTTCTATCCTTTCCAGGGTAAAGCTTCAATCCTTGAACATCACAGATTTCTCTCTTGCCGTAGTTGGGCACTATGGCAAGGCTATCACCAGTCTTACCCTCAGTGGTCTCCAAAATGTGAGTGAGAAAGGCTTTTGGGTCATGGGCAATGCCATGGGCCTCCAGACCCTGATCTCTTTGACAATTACTTCCTGCCGGGGTATAACAGATGTGAGTCTTGAAGCCATGGGAAAGGGTTGTCCCAATCTAAAACAGATGTGTCTGCGGAAGTGTTGCTTTGTATCTGACAATGGGCTGATTGCCTTTGCAAAAGCTGCAGGATCTCTTGAGGGCCTGCAATTGGAGGAGTGCAACAGGGTCACCCAGTTGGGGGTTATTGGTTCCCTTTCAAATTGTGGATCTAAATTAAAATCTCTTTCACTGGTGAAATGCATGGGAATCAAGGACATAGCTGTGGGAACACCTATGCTCTCTCCTTGCCACTCTCTTCGGTCCTTGTCCATCCGAAACTGCCCAGGGTTTGGCAGCGCTAGCTTGGCAATGGTGGGAAAGTTATGCCCTCAATTGCATCATGTTGATCTGAGCGGACTTGATGGAATGACAGATGCTGGGCTTCTCCCACTTCTTGAAAGCTGTGAGGCAGGACTTGCCAAGGTGAACCTTAGTGGCTGCTTGAATTTGACAGATGAGGTGGTTTTAGCCATGGCTAGGCTGCATGGTGAAACCCTCGAACTGCTGAATCTTGATGGGTGCAGGAAGATTACTGATGCAAGCTTGGTGGCGATTGCAGATAATTGTCTATTACTTAATGATCTCGATTTATCAAAGTGTGCAATTACTGATTCTGGCATTGCTGCTCTGTCCTGTGGAGAGAAGCTCAATTTGCAAATCCTTTCAGTGTCAGGTTGTTCTAAGGTATCAAACAAGAGCATGCCTTCTTTATGCAAATTGGGCAAGACTCTGCTGGGCCTGAATCTCCAACACTGCAATAAAATCAGCAGCAGCTCAGTCGAGCTGCTTATGGAGAGCTTGTGGAGGTGTGATATCCTCTTCTAA
- the LOC104880662 gene encoding EPIDERMAL PATTERNING FACTOR-like protein 6: MASSRNYPNGLSIAAIMLLIILSLPLLPSRSVGSESSEDGESLKQMKMVLGSRPPRCVNRCLSCTPCTAALVIPPPHKNGLEAFAQEDESYYLLSWKCKCGNKLFQP, translated from the exons ATGGCTTCATCAAGAAACTACCCAAATGGGCTAAGCATTGCGGCCATCATGCTGCTCATCATCTTGTCCCTCCCACTTCTTCCTTCCAGATCAG TTGGGTCAGAGTCTTCGGAAGATGGTGAGAGTTTGAAGCAAATGAAAATGGTGCTGGGATCAAGGCCCCCCAGGTGTGTCAACAGGTGCTTGAGTTGCACACCTTGCACAGCAGCTCTAGTCATTCCTCCCCCCCATAAAAATGGGCTCGAGGCATTCGCTCAGGAAGATGAGAGCTATTACCTCCTCTCTTGGAAATGCAAATGTGGAAACAAGTTATTTCAACCTTGA